A genomic stretch from Melospiza georgiana isolate bMelGeo1 chromosome 29, bMelGeo1.pri, whole genome shotgun sequence includes:
- the ZBTB39 gene encoding zinc finger and BTB domain-containing protein 39, with translation MGMRIKLHSTNHPNNLLKELNKCRLSETMCDVTILVGSRSFAAHKAVLACAAGYFQNLFLNTGLDAARTYVVDFITPANFEKILSFVYTSELFTDLINVGVIYEVAERLGMEDLLQACHSTFPDLESSAITKQPALSVGEGRAGVLSSTSSEQGHPLGDIRGGVEHFGPERSYLLHGDVVGSYKEDERSAVGEASQALPLMHPQQPPKTEQESDGGQFTPVTGLGAQPGGNAVAQTTGSSCPQFKAQSNGDYSKGGFFPTDPSLDVSTGSNSCPSNSDHSKEQGFEQMDELQLEDLGEAELHFEDAGEELVPSEEVIELSDDSEEELAFESDSRDSKAMPCQVCKKVLEPNIQLIRQHARDHVDLLTGNCKVCETHFQDRNSRVTHVLSHIGIFLFSCDMCETKFFTQWQLTLHRRDGVFDNNVIVHPSDPLPGKVAVFGGGPGPELACAACGKPLAKDFHTVRNHLLEHVNLKSQTCGVCDQRHLSLCSLLWHALSHLGISVFSCSVCASSFVDRQLLEKHLAVHQHVEEALFQCHFCSQSFKLEAAYRYHVSQHKCGGSLDIRAGFGERLQPQGLPKRKLPEEFLSEDLALQSQPGNSKYSCKVCGKRFAHTSEFNYHRRIHTGEKPYQCKVCHKFFRGRSTIKCHLRTHSGALMYRCTVCGHYSSTLNLMSKHIGVHKGSLPPDFTIEQTFMYIIHSKEAEKNTDS, from the coding sequence ATGGGCATGAGGATCAAGCTGCACAGCACCAACCACCCCAACAACCTGCTGAAGGAACTCAACAAGTGCCGCCTCTCCGAGACCATGTGCGACGTCACCATCCTGGTGGGCTCCCGCTCCTTCGCTGCCCACAAGGCCGTGCtggcctgtgctgctggctaCTTCCAGAACCTCTTCCTCAACACGGGGCTGGACGCTGCCAGGACCTACGTGGTGGATTTCATCACGCCGGCCAACTTTGAGAAGATCCTGAGCTTTGTGTACACCTCGGAGCTCTTCACCGACCTCATCAACGTGGGGGTGATCTACGAGGTGGCGGAGAGGTTGGGCATGGAGGACCTGCTGCAGGCTTGTCACTCCACCTTCCCTGACCTGGAGAGCTCGGCCATCACCAAGCAGCCTGCTCTGTCGGTgggggaaggcagggctggggtgctgAGCAGCACCTCCTCGGAGCAGGGCCACCCTTTGGGGGACATCCGGGGTGGTGTGGAGCATTTTGGCCCCGAGAGGAGTTATCTCCTGCACGGGGACGTGGTGGGAAGCTACAAAGAGGATGAGAGGAGTGCTGTGGGTGAGGCCAGCCAGGCTCTTCCCCTGATGCACCCGCAGCAGCCTCCCAAGACAGAGCAGGAGTCTGATGGAGGACAATTCACACCAGTCACGGGtctgggggctcagcctggtgGGAATGCCGTGGCACAAAccactggcagctcctgccctcagtTCAAGGCCCAGAGCAATGGTGACTACAGCAAGGGTGGCTTCTTCCCCACTGACCCCTCCCTGGATGTCTCCACGGGGAGCAATTCCTGCCCCAGCAACAGCGACCACTCCAAAGAGCAGGGATTCGAGCAGATGGATGAGCTCCAGCTGGAGGATTTGGGGGAGGCCGAGCTGCATTTTGAGGATGCTGGAGAAGAGCTGGTGCCATCTGAAGAGGTGATTGAGCTCAGTGATGACAGCGAGGAGGAGCTGGCCTTTGAGAGCGACAGCCGGGACAGCAAGGCCATGCCCTGCCAGGTGTGCAAGAAGGTTCTGGAACCCAACATCCAGCTGATCCGCCAGCACGCCCGGGACCACGTGGACCTGCTCACAGGGAACTGCAAGGTGTGCGAGACCCACTTCCAGGACCGTAACTCCAGGGTGACCCACGTGCTGTCCCACATTggcatcttcctcttctcctgtgACATGTGCGAGACCAAGTTCTTCACCCAGTGGCAGCTGACGCTGCACCGGCGGGACGGGGTCTTCGACAACAACGTCATCGTCCACCCCAGTGACCCCCTCCCGGGGAAAGTGGCTGTTTTTGGGGGAGGGCCCGGCCCTGAGCTGGCCTGTGCTGCCTGCGGGAAGCCCTTGGCCAAAGATTTCCACACGGTGCGGAACCACCTGCTGGAGCACGTGAACCTGAAGAGCCAAACGTGCGGCGTGTGCGACCAGCGGCACCTGAGCCTCTGCAGCCTGCTGTGGCACgccctgtcccacctgggcaTCTCTGTCTTCTCCTGCTCAGTGTGTGCCAGCAGCTTTGTggacaggcagctcctggagaagCACCTGGCCGTGCACCAGCACGTGGAGGAGGCTCTTTTCCAGTGCCACTTCTGCAGCCAGAGCTTCAAGCTGGAAGCCGCTTACCGCTACCACGTCAGCCAGCACAAATGTGGGGGCAGCCTGGACAtcagggcagggtttggggagcGCCTGCAGCCGCAGGGGCTGCCCAAGAGGAAGCTGCCCGAGGAGTTTTTGAGCGAGGatctggctctgcagagccagccgGGGAACAGCAAGTACAGCTGCAAGGTTTGTGGCAAGAGGTTTGCCCACACCAGCGAGTTCAACTaccaccggcgcatccacaccgGGGAGAAGCCCTACCAGTGCAAGGTGTGCCACAAGTTCTTCCGAGGGCGTTCCACCATCAAGTGTCACCTGAGGACACAC